In the genome of Carnobacterium viridans, one region contains:
- the glgB gene encoding 1,4-alpha-glucan branching protein GlgB: MDEETKNNLEKELYLFNTGEHFDSYLTMGCKKDSYKGKDGFRFTVWAPNAKSVGLTGEFSDWHMGIEMERIGETGCWTVFNEQAIEGQCYKYRIEQSDGTVKLKIDPYAFEFEVRPNDASIVKNLPEKKWRDGLWTASKKRFSIYERPLNIYEVHLSSWKHHEDDSWYTIPELQQELIPYVKKMGYTHIEFMPLMEHPLDASWGYQLTGYYAVSSKFGTMEEFQNFVEAAHLANIGVLMDWVPGHFNRNDYGMVYFDGTPQFEYKDKDKAENNRWGTMNFDLGKDQVQSFLISNALYWIEQFHLDGLRVDAVSSMLYLDYDIGEWKPNEDGSNHNKVGVKFIQKLNEKVFERHPDTLMIAEESTAWSKVTKPVYMGGLGFNYKWNMGWMNDTLKFFEMNPSSRKHHFNLITFSFMYAFNENFILPFSHDEVVHGKKSLMHKMPGDRYNQFASLRTLEAYMMVHPGKKLNFMGNDYGQFLEWRIHEGLEWESLADEMNAKHLHFMESLNMLYKKEHALWEIDHQTQGIQILDADNATETILSFIRKGKKTRDFVIVICNFVPNERKGYKIGVPFEGTYEECLNTEMHEYGGVWTKLQGPFKTIKETTHQQDYTIELIVPAMSVLILRPKRIFGVPKN, from the coding sequence ATGGATGAAGAAACCAAAAATAATCTTGAAAAAGAATTATATTTATTTAACACAGGTGAGCATTTTGATAGTTATTTAACGATGGGATGTAAAAAAGATAGTTACAAAGGAAAAGATGGTTTTCGGTTTACTGTTTGGGCTCCTAATGCAAAAAGCGTTGGTTTAACAGGCGAATTTTCAGATTGGCACATGGGAATTGAAATGGAAAGAATAGGGGAAACTGGCTGTTGGACGGTGTTCAATGAACAAGCAATTGAAGGGCAATGCTATAAGTATCGAATAGAACAATCTGATGGAACGGTAAAATTAAAAATTGACCCATATGCTTTTGAATTTGAAGTAAGGCCTAACGATGCATCAATCGTAAAAAATTTGCCTGAAAAAAAATGGCGAGATGGCCTTTGGACAGCAAGTAAGAAACGCTTTTCTATTTATGAACGTCCCCTGAACATTTATGAAGTACACCTCAGCTCTTGGAAGCACCACGAAGATGATTCATGGTACACCATTCCCGAATTGCAACAAGAATTAATTCCTTATGTAAAAAAAATGGGGTACACACATATTGAATTTATGCCACTGATGGAACATCCCTTAGACGCATCTTGGGGGTACCAATTGACTGGTTATTATGCAGTGTCTTCGAAGTTTGGAACTATGGAAGAATTTCAAAATTTTGTAGAAGCGGCTCATCTGGCAAATATTGGAGTGTTAATGGATTGGGTACCGGGTCATTTCAATCGAAATGATTACGGAATGGTTTATTTTGATGGAACACCTCAATTTGAATACAAAGATAAGGACAAAGCAGAAAATAATCGATGGGGTACTATGAATTTTGACTTAGGGAAGGACCAAGTTCAGAGTTTTTTGATTTCAAATGCGCTTTATTGGATCGAACAATTTCATTTAGATGGGTTAAGAGTTGATGCAGTATCGAGTATGTTGTATCTTGATTACGATATTGGTGAATGGAAACCTAATGAAGATGGAAGCAACCATAATAAAGTTGGTGTCAAATTCATACAGAAATTAAATGAAAAAGTATTTGAAAGGCATCCTGATACACTTATGATAGCTGAAGAAAGTACTGCCTGGTCAAAGGTCACAAAACCTGTCTATATGGGCGGTTTAGGGTTTAATTACAAATGGAACATGGGTTGGATGAATGACACACTGAAGTTTTTTGAAATGAATCCTTCATCTCGCAAACATCATTTTAATTTAATCACTTTTTCTTTCATGTATGCATTCAACGAAAATTTCATTTTACCATTTTCTCATGATGAAGTGGTCCATGGAAAGAAATCATTGATGCATAAAATGCCGGGCGATCGATACAATCAATTTGCCAGTTTGCGTACCTTAGAAGCGTATATGATGGTTCACCCAGGTAAAAAATTAAATTTTATGGGAAATGATTACGGTCAGTTTCTGGAATGGCGGATTCATGAAGGATTAGAGTGGGAAAGCTTAGCTGATGAAATGAATGCTAAACATCTACATTTTATGGAATCGCTAAATATGTTGTATAAAAAGGAACACGCACTTTGGGAAATAGATCATCAAACGCAAGGTATTCAAATTTTAGATGCAGATAACGCTACTGAAACCATTTTATCTTTCATACGTAAAGGTAAAAAAACGCGTGATTTTGTAATCGTCATTTGTAATTTTGTTCCAAATGAACGTAAAGGGTATAAAATAGGCGTTCCTTTTGAAGGAACTTATGAAGAGTGTTTAAATACTGAGATGCATGAATATGGTGGCGTCTGGACAAAGCTGCAAGGACCATTCAAGACAATAAAAGAAACCACTCACCAGCAAGATTACACTATTGAATTGATTGTACCGGCAATGAGTGTTTTGATTTTAAGACCAAAAAGAATTTTTGGAGTGCCAAAAAATTAA
- a CDS encoding NfeD family protein: MNRLEILLLTVGFVGLVIAALTPQSTLGGLLALASFGGYFYLNSLENWIPIIIFILGICLLIFEVFIPDFGVAGIIGFLLIIGGVYLTNNDLGTTLRDLSIAVVASSFLVIMLIRRGYSLTHLQKLVLNNNLDKKSGFSSNNDATAYLGKTGKTTTSLRPSGKVAFDGTELDVVSTGEHIDEGVPVIVTKVEGYKISVRRVD; this comes from the coding sequence GTGAACAGATTGGAAATACTATTATTGACTGTTGGTTTTGTTGGTTTAGTAATAGCGGCATTAACGCCTCAATCCACTTTAGGAGGACTATTAGCATTAGCAAGTTTTGGTGGCTATTTTTATTTAAATAGTCTAGAAAATTGGATTCCCATTATTATTTTTATTTTAGGGATCTGTCTTCTGATTTTTGAAGTTTTTATACCAGACTTTGGAGTAGCAGGCATAATTGGTTTTCTTTTAATTATCGGCGGTGTCTATTTAACCAATAATGATTTAGGAACAACCTTGCGCGATTTAAGTATCGCTGTGGTCGCATCTTCATTCTTAGTGATCATGCTTATAAGAAGGGGTTACTCGCTGACACATTTACAAAAACTCGTTCTTAATAATAACTTAGATAAAAAAAGCGGATTTTCGAGCAACAATGACGCTACAGCTTATTTAGGAAAAACTGGAAAAACAACTACTTCTCTTAGACCATCTGGAAAAGTAGCATTCGATGGTACAGAGTTAGATGTTGTCAGTACAGGCGAACACATAGACGAAGGCGTTCCCGTTATTGTCACAAAAGTAGAAGGATATAAAATTAGTGTTAGGAGAGTGGATTAA